A region of Leptotrichia hongkongensis DNA encodes the following proteins:
- the cbiG gene encoding cobalt-precorrin 5A hydrolase: MRTAIYCVSKTGYKTCLKIKENVYKNLHIYVSGRVANLLNLENENIENLFIINERVPILLEKTFNKYDLHIFVAATGAVVRIIDGKFKSKDTDPAVITVDDHANFVISLLSGHLGGANEECEKIAQGIGAIPVITTASDVGGKIAVDTFSQKIKAKLEDLEGAKRVTSLIVNGEKVSLHLPKNIVSHNENSAGAIIVSNRKNIEISKVIPQNIFIGIGCRRGISKEHIIEKLKYVMDKQNLELSAIKMAASAWVKSDEIGLIEAMEELEIPIKFFDKEEILKVEDLVEERSEFVKNQIGVYGVSEPCAYLASSRKGSFLVKKVKLEGVTISIFEEQM; encoded by the coding sequence ATGAGAACAGCAATTTACTGTGTAAGTAAAACTGGTTATAAAACTTGTTTAAAAATAAAAGAAAATGTGTATAAAAATTTGCATATTTATGTTTCAGGAAGAGTTGCTAATTTATTAAATCTTGAAAATGAAAATATTGAAAATCTATTTATTATAAATGAAAGAGTGCCGATTTTGCTTGAAAAAACATTTAATAAATATGATTTACATATATTTGTTGCAGCAACTGGAGCTGTTGTGAGAATAATTGATGGAAAATTTAAAAGTAAGGATACCGATCCTGCGGTAATTACTGTTGATGACCATGCCAATTTTGTTATTTCACTACTTTCAGGACATCTAGGAGGGGCAAATGAAGAATGTGAGAAAATCGCACAAGGAATCGGTGCTATCCCTGTAATTACAACTGCTTCAGATGTAGGTGGAAAAATAGCTGTAGACACATTTTCACAAAAAATAAAGGCAAAATTGGAAGATTTGGAAGGAGCTAAAAGAGTTACTTCGCTAATTGTGAACGGAGAAAAAGTTAGCCTGCATTTACCAAAAAACATTGTATCTCACAATGAAAATAGTGCTGGAGCAATAATTGTATCAAATAGAAAAAATATTGAAATTTCAAAGGTTATACCACAGAATATTTTTATCGGAATTGGTTGCAGGAGAGGAATTAGCAAGGAACATATTATAGAAAAATTAAAATATGTGATGGATAAACAAAATTTAGAGCTTTCCGCTATAAAAATGGCAGCATCTGCCTGGGTAAAATCTGATGAAATTGGGCTTATTGAGGCAATGGAAGAACTTGAAATTCCAATTAAATTCTTTGATAAGGAAGAAATTTTGAAAGTGGAAGATTTAGTTGAAGAACGTTCAGAATTTGTAAAAAATCAAATCGGAGTATACGGTGTTTCTGAACCTTGTGCCTATCTAGCTTCAAGTAGAAAAGGAAGTTTTTTGGTGAAAAAAGTGAAGTTGGAAGGAGTTACAATTTCAATTTTTGAGGAGCAAATGTAA